The Maridesulfovibrio ferrireducens genome includes the window AAGAGTGTAGATGTTTTCAGCCTGACAACCAAAATGATTACAAGAGGATCCATAGTCGAGTTTCTTGGTTGGCTTGAGTCAGAGAGGAATTGCACAGCATCGACAATAAACACAAGGCTGTCTTGCGTGCGCACTTTCTATAAGTTCATCTCACTCCATGGGGATCCTTTGATGGCTTCTACAATGGGTGAAATTGCTGAAATAACCAAGAGAAGGATCTCAGCTGAGCCAACCTATATATTTCTGGAGGAGAGCGAGGTTGCCATGGTATTGGGAGCGCCTGATGCAAAAACCCTTTTTGGTATTCGAGACCGCTGTTATCTCACCATGATGTACGACAGCGGGGCAAGAAACAATGAGATGCTCTCCCTCAAGCTCCAGCATATTACCATCACAGGCAAAACCAGCAAAGTCCATTTCATCGGGAAGGGAGGAAAGTCACGAATAACCCCAATCTCTGAGAAGGCCACG containing:
- a CDS encoding tyrosine-type recombinase/integrase — translated: MKKLKDKKLFENIRYFLSDYLPSVRNRSENTILSYCDALKLLVQFFEEQKSVDVFSLTTKMITRGSIVEFLGWLESERNCTASTINTRLSCVRTFYKFISLHGDPLMASTMGEIAEITKRRISAEPTYIFLEESEVAMVLGAPDAKTLFGIRDRCYLTMMYDSGARNNEMLSLKLQHITITGKTSKVHFIGKGGKSRITPISEKATAILLHYLKIFHPAQDKTQYLFYVERKGVKNKMSADNTARIMEKYERIIKESVPLFPHLHPHLMRHSRAQNLYSAGMPLPLVSEWLGHSDMEVTLIYARADVEMKRKA